The following nucleotide sequence is from Chelonia mydas isolate rCheMyd1 chromosome 5, rCheMyd1.pri.v2, whole genome shotgun sequence.
gagaagaatgaggggggatttgatagcagccttcaactacctgaaagggggttccaaagaggatggagctcggctgttctcagtggcagcagatgacagaacgaggagtaatggtctcaagttgcagtgggggaggtctaggttggatattaggaaacactatttcactaggagggtggtgaaacactggaatgggttacctagggaggtgatggaatctccttccttagaagtttttaaggtcaggcttgacaaagccctggctgggatgatttagttggggttggtcctgctttgagcagggggtgggactagaacctcctgaggtcccttccagccctgatcttctatgaaAAAGTGCTGCggaggctcccagccctgctatTGGCTCATCCAGCTACACCTCTGCATTCCTATTGGCTGAGCAAAGaatagggaggggaggagggagaggaacaaGCTGTCATGTATTGGACCCTGGGCCTCAATTCCCCACCCCTGGAATGGGGTCATAACAGCCACTCTTCCCGTCTTCCACCCTCAGTGTGACGTGCGGCTGCAGACGGAGTTCTCtgaggcagggcctgtctctcgctgtttgtctgtgcagcgcctggccccCGGGGCTCTGTTCTCagccggggcagggcctgtctctctctcgctgtgtgtctgtgcagcacctggcacctaCCCcatgatgcctaccccatgcccaggcctgacgagctcctagacaagctgggaggagctcggtacctcaccaccatggaccttacaaagggctactggcaagtgccgctggatgcagatgcccggctgaaatcggcctttatcacccctctggggctctatgagttcctggccctgcctttcggcctcaagggagcgccggccaccttccagcgcctggtggaccagctcctgagggggatggagagttttgccgtggcgtatattgacgacatctgtgtctttagccagacctgggaggaccacgtgtcccaggttagacaagtgctggaccgactccagggggctgggctgactgtcaaagcggagaagtgcaaggtggggatggctgaagtatcttacctgggccatcgggtggggagcggccgcctaaagccggaaccggccaaggtggaggtgatcagagactggcccgctccccacaccaaaaagcaggtccaagcctttattgggatggcaggatgctaccgaagatttgtgccccactttagcgccatagccacccccatcactgagctatgcaagaaggggaagccagacaaggtggtctggaccgagcagtgccaggaggctttccgggcgctgaaggaggctctggtcagtggcccagttctggcaaacccagactttgacaagccctttgtggtgttcaccgacgcctccgacacgggactgggggcggtgttaatgcaggaggatgaaaagggggagagacaccccatcgtgtatctgagcaagaagttgctaccccgggagcaacactacgcggccatcgagaaggagtgcctggccatggtgtgggccctcaagaaactggagccctatctcttcgggcgacacttcaccgtctacaccgaccactctcccctgacctggctgcaccagatgaaaggagccaacgccaaactcctgagatggagcctgctcctgcatgATTACGAcgtggacgtggtccacgtgaagggaagtgccaacctgatagcggatgcgctgtcccggagagggggccccgaacttccccaggtcactggtcagagtgacgccgctcagttcagtctcgaaggggggagagatgtgacgatgtgaagcagcagggaggggggagtgttggcctgggaatgtgccctggggacgggagacctgagagcctgtcacctgagccaggagggggagggggaggtaacacctctgcccgggaaactggacaaaggctgcaggagggagcctgctgggggggtttagtttcagtttggggctgggtggaggaacacagggaaccccagggctggggtctaagctccctgccccccagaaggacttgactgaggggtcctgggtgtacccacaagctctgttttggactgtgttcctattatccaataaaccttctgttttactggctggctgagagtctcagtgaatcccaggaagaggggtgcagggcctggacgcCCCCACACTTCGTGACACCTGCCATGCTGGCACCTTCCAGCCCGGCCAGGAGAGCGCtggcttctctccccacccacctcaTGCCCTGGGGGGCAGCAAGCTGGGGCTGCAGGTCCTGCTCCTCATGGAGCCACCTGCCTGGCcttccggggggcgggggggggggggtgcgtgcatggcacaccccccacccccagccgccTGTCCTGGGCGCTCGGCTCCAGCCTCCGCTCCGGGCAGCCGGGCCTCGCCCTGCCCGTGTGGCCCGGGCCAGCCCACCGGGGGCGGGCGCTGTCCCCGGCTCCTGTCCCCGGGGCACCGGCTGCTCCGCCCGACGCCGCCCGCAGCACCCGGCCGCCCGCGGGCCATGGCCGCCGCCTTCGCCCCCAAGCTCGGCCGCAGCCTGGCGAGCCCCGACCCGCACCACGGCCCCGGGTAAGGGGAGGATCTGCCCCGCCCGCGCTGCGCCCtgcggagggggggtgggggcgctggctggagggggtgtgtcccggggggggggctgcagggagccgggaCCCGGCGCACTCCCGGGGGGGGGGACATTGCAtggggggtgtcccggggggtgtgtgcagggggcCGGGACCCGGCGCactcccggggggggggaacattgcatgggggggtgtcccgggggggggggggtgcagggagccggGACCCGGCGCGCGTTCGGGGGGTGGGGACATTGCATGGGGGGTGTCccgtgggggggtgcagggagccggGACCCGGCGCACTCCCGGGGGGGGGCATTGCATGGGGGGTGTcccggcgggggggagggtgcagggagccGGGACCCGGCGcactccggggggggggcattgcATGGGGGGtgtcccggcggggggggggggcagggagccgggaCCCGGCGcactcccggggggggggggacattgcATGGGGGGtgtcccggcggggggggggtgcagggagccggGGCCCGGCGCGCCCTGCGATTGGTGCCTGCCCGGCTCGGCCCCGGCGCTGCGGGCGGGGGTTGCCATGGCAACAGGACGCCGAGCCCAGCTGGCCGGAGCGGGAGCGAGAAACCTcgagcagcaggagggggaggggtgagcaacgggggggggggggagggtcaggagcGGGAGGGGCGCGGGGAGCAGAAGagagtggggggagcggggggcaggggcagcagagcgggtgggaaggggcgggagggggagcagagcagagtgggggaggggaggggcagaagggggcaggagggggagtggagcagagtgggggaggggaggagcagggggagcagagcgggtgggaaggggcgggagggggagtggagcagagtggggaggggaggggcagaagggggcaggagggggagtggagcagagtgggggaggggaggagcagggggagcagagcgggtgggaaggggcgggagggggagtggagcagagtggggaggggaggggcagaagggggcaggagggggagtggagcagagtgggggaggggaggagcagggggagcagagcgggtgggaaggggcgggagggggagtggagcagagtggggggagcggggggcaggggagcagagcgggtgggaaggggcgggagggggagcagagcagagtgggggaggggaggggcagaagggggaggggcggggggagcagagtgggtgggaaggggcaggagggggagtggagcagagtgggggtgcagggggggttaCAGCTTTCCCCCCACGgctcccgcctccctcccaggaAAGGATCGCTGTCCCAGGCAATCTCTCCCCACGCAGCTGGGCCCCtggcacccagacccccctggcACGGAGGCACTGGGCAGGGTGCGCCCGGCCCTACCCAAACTTCCAGGGCCGCTGGCGCCTTGAGATGGGGGAGAGCCCGACAACCTGTCTGCCCCcagggccaggcccagccccgtGGCAGAaggcaggggagagccccccGTGCCCGCTGTGCCCAGCACCTCGGTCCAGCTCCCCGTTGCTCTGTCTCATGGGCATCCCCGGCCCTGAGCTGGCACgtctgcctcctgcacagccgtAGGTGCCCCAAGCCCACCGTGGGCCGGGCTTACGGCTGCTGGGAGCCATCTGAGCTTGCAGGCCCCGCTCCTGGAGCTGCATCTGCCCCGCGGGAcagggcagcagccccagggcgAGTCTGGGGTCGGCTGCCCTGGGGATTTGTTCAGTGGCTCCGGGACGTTGGGGGCGGCGGTTCGCTCTGGGCGCTGCCTCAGCCCTGCGGCCTGTGCCCTTTGCAGCTCCGCCGGGTACTGCCCTCCGAACGAGAGCTGCGGGCTGCTGACCTCACCGCTCCTGACCAGCCCCGAGGTGGCCGGCTCCAGCCAGCTGGTGCTGCAGCCCGCCCCTGGGCCCTGCCATGGTGCCCAGCCCGTGCAGCAggcaggggagctgctggggacgAGGCCGGCCTGCTGGGGGTCAGCAGCTCAGCCGCTGGGATGCTGCGTGATCCCAGGCTACACAGGTGGGAGACGGGGCAGCTGCCCCCGACGCTCGCTGGGCTCCATGGCCGGCTGTAGGGGggtgggggcctgggagccaTGCTGGCCACTGCTCCCGCCTCTCCTAGGGACTCCATCCATGCCACGagctgcacccccttccccccgcccaggAGACCATGCTGGGCACCAGGGATCCTCCCTCAATCGCAGCCGGGCCTCCTCTTGGGGACTCAGTGTGGCCCATGACCCAGGGGGCTCTGTCCAAGGGCCTCTGCTCACACCTGGTGCCGCTGCACCCTCCCCGTCCAGGGCCACGGGAGGGATCGTGCGGGATCAGCCCAGGCCGGCCTGCTAGCCTGAGTGGGGTCAGGGGCACGCCGTTGGCATGGGGGAGCCGCAAGCAGCCCCCTCTGGTGCGTCTCTCCCTGTGCCCCGGGCTGGGCTCAGCCGACAGGAGGCGCCGCTCAGCGGAGGGGCCAGTCCTCCGTACCACGTTGTCTGCAGGATGCCCCCACCTGCCACGCTGCCATGGTGGCACCACTAGTGGGGCAAAGccgccccctggcagtgccccactGGCAGCATTAGCCAGGCACCCTAGGCGTTTCCCCTGGTTATtgtgaaaagaaaggggggaCCTGCCGTTTCCCCCTGAAGGCCCGGATTGCACTCAGAGAATTGCTTCATAGCCACCGACACCCTGAAAATCTCTCGTACCCCCTGGGGATCCCCCCCTCCGGAGCGCCCGCTTAGTGGATTCCAGCTCTGTTTTTGTGCCTCTCCCTTGGGTTGTTCTCAGTGCCCAGCATGACACAGCTGGGCTCTGCGAGGCTGGGCCCGGGGAACGCCCCTCCAGCTGGCatcaccccctttccccccacctcagccctcaggactcccccacccctgagcccagctctcccctgccctatttcccctgccctcccgcacgcagcagggctctgggctaCTAACCTGCCTCTCATCTCGCCTGCGTCTCCGGGCACTGGGGCCGCCCCGCTCCCAGGATTCATTCCCAGGGCCCAGAACCTCTTCGCCAAGACCTACCCCGAGATCTGCAAGGAGGCCAGGAGGGACTTTGCCAGGCAGCAGCTGAGAGCCGCAGGccaggagcaggagctgcagaaggcAGGGCGGCTGCCCCAGGGCACCAAGGGCAAAGTGAGTCACCAGAGCGACTTGGCATCTTGCTGCTGCCCCCCTGGAGCTtgcccctgctgcctgccccagggGCCACAGCACGTCACCCGCCAAGCCGGgaaccgccccccgcccccaggggcgCCCATGGCCCGTCACCCGCCACACCAGgaactgccccccgcccccagggcgcCCACGGCCCGTCACCCGCCACGCCGGcagcatgctggggggggggggctgtgccctgCCTGCTCCAGGGTCTGAGAACGCAGGTGTGTGGGGCACTGAGCAAGGagcagcctgggcagggagcttggcCACCATCAATCCTGCGGCCCCAGCCGGGCGCCTCGCGAGGCCGCACGGGCTACTGGAGCTCAGCGCTCTGGGGGCGAATCTCTCTGGCTCACGGGGCAGCTTGGGGGATGTTACTGATCGgctctgtcccctttcccccagcaACAGAGACACCCCTTCCCCACCGACAGACACGCCGGGCTGCTCTGCTGGGAGCGAGTGTCGGCACGCACAGCCCCGGCCAGGCCCACCCCGCTGCACCTACCCCATGGACCCTCTGCACctaccccacacacagccccggACAGGCCcatgccccttcaccccccctgCACCTACCCCATGGACCCTCTGCACCTACCCCACACAGCCCCAGACAGGCCCACTACCCCTGCACctaccccacacacagccccggACAGGCCcatgccccttcaccccccctgCACCTACCCCATGGACCCTCTGCACCTACCCCACACAGCCCCAGACAGGCCCACTACCCCTGCACCTACCCCACACACAGCCCAGGACAGGCCCACGTCCCTTCACCCCCCCTGCACCTACCCCATGGACCCTCTGCACctaccccacacacagccccggGCAGgcccaccccccctgcacccctctgcaCCTACCCCATGGACCCTCTGCACCTACCCCACGTGCAGCCCCTGACAGGCCCACCCCATGGCACCACACACCCCTCTGCACGGACCCTACCCATCCCTCTGCACCTACCCCACGCACAGCCCAGGACAggtccactccccctgcacctacCCCAtggaccctctgcccctcccccatgtaCAGCCCCGGACAGGGCAatagggccagccctgactgccaggggagagcgccccctactgactccccccatgctgctccctgcagcacctggggTTTCCTTGGACGTCTGCCTGCCAAGAGCGGCCCTGCGTAGCCTGTGGGCTCTGCCGCGCTCAGCCCGATGGGTTTGGCTTATTTAGCTGGTCCTGTTCTTACGCCAGCgtctgccccagcctggggtgGCACAGGGAGCTCTCTGGCCGGTTCCTCTAACAGCGAGAGCATTGCCACGTGGCGCATGCCCGGCCCACCCAGCTTGGGCAGCGCTCCCTGACCCATCCCCCCACGGGGACCCCTGTGTGACGGCCCCcattctgcacccccagctcctcacCGCCAAGTACAGGACTCCGGGCCCGGCAGCAGCCCCGTATGGATCGCCCTTCGCCTTCCAACCACAGGGCTCCCCCTACTCCATGGAGGACAACAACCCCCACAAGTGCTTCATCTCGGGTgagcctgcagggctggggccgggcatgtgggctgggatttggggagcagaagggagggagtgtattggggggggggtcctgggagccCTGAGGAGCCCCCCTCTTCATCCTTTAATCCAGAGTCCTGCAAGGACCAACCATCCTAGCAGCCAAGGACCTGCCTCTGCGGCGCCAGTCACACCCAGGGTCTGGCAGAGAGCTCTGGGGCCCCCAcagtgctggggggctggagggggtgacATGGTGCCCCGAATTGGGGTGCTGGTGTGGTGGGAACGCACTGTCCCTGCAGGGGCCCTGGCACGACCCACACGGTCTGCCCCCCAGCTGCTTCGTTGGCTGCTGGGTCTGGAAGAGCCAGTCCGCTGTGGGGAGGCGGTGGTGGGGCTGGGCTCGTTTCCAGGCATCAGGGCTCAGGTTGTCCTCCTGTGACCTGGGCAGGCTTCACCGGCTTTGTGCCCCGCGCCCGCTTCCTGATCGGGGCAGGCTACCCGCTGACCACCCACCGCGCCCTGGTGGAGTTTGGCCAGAACAGAGGGAGCAGGCCTGAGGCCGGGAAAGGCAGCACGGTCCTTCCTCCGCTGCTGAAGTCGTATCCCACGGACATGGGGCTGCTGCCCCACTATGCAGGCTACGTCCCAGGTGAGCGGTGTGGCCCCGGGGAAGGACCCAGGGCAGCCAGCTAGGAAGGGACAAAGTAGCCAGCACGACAGGCATTCCCTGCAGAAAAGTGGGCACCCACCCATGGCTGGCTCCTGCAGTGCCAATGGAAGGAAAGACCAGGAAGGACTCACAGAAGATCCCACAAACCCCCTTAATTTGGACCCCCAAACTCTCCACGGCTCCATCCTGGCCCACAGCCCCATCCCATCTCACTGTACTGCCAGACAAACCCAGCATCGGCACCTGCAGCCCAGTGTGCAGGAAAGACCATCGCTGGTGGAGGGTCGCCTCAGATCAACCCCCCGCGCGCCCCACTCAGCACCGGCTCACGGGGTCCATGGGGTAGGTGATTAATACAGCCTTGGTCATAGCCTTCAGCTACGATGCAGCGAGCCCTAGACACCACCAGGTGGGGACAGTGGGCCGGGATACTGGTCAGAGTTAAGGGGCTTTGGGGACCTGATTGAATTTCCAGGCGTTGACATTTGCCGGTTAACGCTGCCCATGGCTCTGCCTCTGCAGGGCTGACCGTTTGCCTTGCCAGAGCCATGGTGGGCTCCTAACACAGCATCCCTGGCACGCGGAGAGAGCTGCCATCAGCCTGACCTGGAGCTTACCGCGCTTTGCCTGGAACGAGCGAGCAGTTAAACCCAGGGGGCAGCCTCCCAGCTGGCAGGTCCTGCACCCCTCCCGCAGGGCTTCTCCGGTGCTGCTGAGTCCAAGAGAGCGGCGGTTGCAGGCAGTGGCTCATACAGCTCATGGGGGGCAGCGCCacgctggggcaggggctttaTGCAGACTAAAGGCCCCAAGTGACGGGGTGCCCAGTCCTGCCCATGGGCGGTGGCTCTCCCGCCGGGTAGGTGTCTTGTGCGGTCCAGCCCACGTTGGGCCTTCCGTAGCTGCAGCCCCAGGGACCGGGCCGCATCTGCCCCAGGTGGGCTCCTCTCACTGGCTCCTTCTCATTGTCCGCAGGCTACAAGTTCCAGTTTGGCCACACCTACGGCCAGCTGACCCACAACGCCCTGGGGCTGAGCACCCTGGAGAAGCAGATGGCCGACTAGCAGCGGGGCTGGGCCGGTTCCTTCCCGAAGCTGTTTGGAGCCTGCCCCACCGTGTACAGGAGCAATAAAGAGAAGGAGCCGCAAACTCTGTTGCCCTTCCATGTTGCCCGGCTGCGCTGCAAACCGTCGGCGGGGACATGCCGGGGGGGGCGGTGTTTAAATCAGtgctcctgccccgcagccctgGCTGAATCTTTCCCACCCAACACGGGCAGCCTCCCCGCCAGGGAGTGCCACCAGCCCCGGCGTGTGATGCTGCACTGCACATGGGCTGGTGCCAAGGCGGGGGCACTGCCAGCATGGCGCGAGGGCTAGCATTGCCCCGAGGCCCGGAGcagtgctctggggcagggggcgaCATCAGGGGGCGGGTGCTGGGGAGAGCTGGGTCAGCACCTTTTTTATTAATATgcctcataaataaataaataaagtcggCCCCGCCCCTCCGGGAATGGCCACGGCACACAGGGCGCAGCGGCCGCGAGCGATGTACAAGCAGGTGGGAACCTGGCGAGACGCGGGCCCCTGGCCCCGGGGGAGCCAGCCCGGGCATCACGCTGCCCAGACACCAGCACCATCCTGGCAACAAATACTGGCACAGCCTCGCACTAATACTGCCTGCTGCCTGGCACTGCCCACGTGCCCGCCCTGGGAATGGGGTGAGCATGGCAAGACAAGGGTTAACTGAcagtggcgcctcctgctgggggcccaggccctgctctccctcccccacggCACGGCTGGGAACTCAGCCGCAGGCAGGGCCCTGCCTGAATCATACAGCCTGCCCCTTGCCCTGCCATGCTGGGAGTGCCCCCCAACCGCCCCTGCTGGgggcactgcccctcccccccacctgctgGGAATGGCCTTgtgccactgcccctccccaggcagcgccccatggctggagcagcagatGGGGGGGGCGCATGCACCCCGCAGCgctgtgtctgcacagggctggAACTAACCCCCTAGGGGCTCATCCCCCTCTAACACTGACTGGCGTTGGCCTAGACGCAGGCGGCCCCGTGGCGTGGCAGTGCCAGGCCGCTGGCCGGGACCCGGGGCTGGCGCCGCCCTGGCGACGGGCTGGGTACAATGCATGCTGCGGGACCCGCACAGGCTCCACAGCCGAGCTGCCGTGTGTCCCCCCTGGGCCCCGCCACACAATACAGCCcccctgtatggccctgaggatgtcacaggGGCCGCAGCCGTGCGCTGATCGGGCCCGGGCCGAGAGCCCCTGCTCCCGAGCAAAAGGGGCCTGAGCTCGGCAATGCCGCCTGACGCCACAAGGGGGCGGCCTGCAGAGCAGAGGCCCTGCCCGCACGCGGTGGGCCAGCGGGCGCTGACGGAGCcggagcagtgcatgctgggggcTGTAGTCTCCTGCggccagcccctgcccagtcCGGGAGCCGGGAGCCCGCGCGCCCCCAGCCCATCAGGGTCCTCGGCTGGGCAGCCCCTGCTGCAGAGCGACGCCGCCTGGAGTCCTGCTACATAGGGGGCCAGGGCATGCAGGGCCGGAGACGGAGCGGGGTGACGGGCGAGTCCCTGGGGGGGCTGCATGCACGGTGGCGCCTGGCGCGGGGTCCCCCGGGACGCAGCAGCCGtggcaggtgcctggggcgggcGAGGCGCCCCCGGGGTTACGGGATGTCCGGCAGGGCGGGCACGGTACGGACTAGCGAGAAGCGGCGTCTGTCCCCCCCGTGGTCCTGGGCGCGGCGTCCCGGCCCCGTCAGTAGTCCTCGTCCGCCGGGTGGGTGACGTACATGATGGGCACCAGCCCGCTCTGCGAGCCCAGCCCACACTGCAGCCAGTCGCTGTCCAC
It contains:
- the FAM166B gene encoding protein FAM166B isoform X2 translates to MAAAFAPKLGRSLASPDPHHGPGSAGYCPPNESCGLLTSPLLTSPEVAGSSQLVLQPAPGPCHGAQPVQQAGELLGTRPACWGSAAQPLGCCVIPGYTGFIPRAQNLFAKTYPEICKEARRDFARQQLRAAGQEQELQKAGRLPQGTKGKLLTAKYRTPGPAAAPYGSPFAFQPQGSPYSMEDNNPHKCFISGFTGFVPRARFLIGAGYPLTTHRALVEFGQNRGSRPEAGKGSTVLPPLLKSYPTDMGLLPHYAGYVPGYKFQFGHTYGQLTHNALGLSTLEKQMAD
- the FAM166B gene encoding protein FAM166B isoform X1: MATGRRAQLAGAGARNLEQQEGEGSAGYCPPNESCGLLTSPLLTSPEVAGSSQLVLQPAPGPCHGAQPVQQAGELLGTRPACWGSAAQPLGCCVIPGYTGFIPRAQNLFAKTYPEICKEARRDFARQQLRAAGQEQELQKAGRLPQGTKGKLLTAKYRTPGPAAAPYGSPFAFQPQGSPYSMEDNNPHKCFISGFTGFVPRARFLIGAGYPLTTHRALVEFGQNRGSRPEAGKGSTVLPPLLKSYPTDMGLLPHYAGYVPGYKFQFGHTYGQLTHNALGLSTLEKQMAD